A genomic window from Emys orbicularis isolate rEmyOrb1 chromosome 8, rEmyOrb1.hap1, whole genome shotgun sequence includes:
- the SPARC gene encoding SPARC translates to MRAWIFFLICLAGKVLAAPQEALPDEIEVVEDPTTVPVGVNPVQVEVGEFEEPTEDVEEIVAENPCQNHHCKHGKICEVDDNNTPMCVCQDPSTCPPSVGLFEKVCGTDNKTYDSSCHFFATKCTLEGTKKGHKLHLDYIGPCKYIPPCLDTELTEFPLRMRDWLKNVLVTLYERDEDNNLLTEKQKLKVKKIHENEKRLEAGEHTVELLARDFEKNYNMYIFPVHWQFGQLDQHPIDGYLSHTELAPLRAPLIPMEHCTTRFFEECDLDNDKYIALEEWGSCFGIKEKDIDKDLVI, encoded by the exons ATGCGGGCCTGGATCTTCTTCCTTATCTGCCTAGCTGGCAAGGTGCTGGCAGCACCT CAGGAAGCCCTGCCAGACGAGATTGAAGTAGTGGAGGATCCTACAACCGTG cctgtcggagtcaatcCCGTCCAGGTGGAGGTCGGGGAGTTCGAGGAGCCCACCGAGGACGTGGAGGAGATCGTGGCTGAGA ATCCCTGCCAGAACCATCACTGCAAGCACGGCAAAATCTGTGAGGTGGACGACAACAACACCCCCATGTGTGTGTGCCaagacccctccacctgcccacccAGCGTTGGCCTGTTCGAGAAG GTGTGTGGCACTGACAATAAGACCTATGACTCCTCCTGCCACTTCTTTGCCACCAAGTGCACCCTGGAGGGCACCAAGAAGGGACACAAGCTCCACCTGGACTACATCGGGCCCTGCAAAT ACATTCCTCCCTGCCTGGACACGGAGCTGACCGAGTTCCCCCTGCGCATGCGCGACTGGCTCAAGAACGTGCTGGTCACCCTGTACGAGCGGGACGAGGACAACAACCTGCTGACGGAGAAGCAGAAGCTCAAG GTGAAGAAGATCCATGAGAACGAGAAGCGCCTGGAAGCCGGCGAGCACACTGTGGAGCTGCTGGCCCGGGACTTCGAGAAGAACTACAACATGTACATCTTCCCCGTGCACTGGCAATTCGGCCAGCTGGACCAGCATCCCATTGATGG GTACCTGTCCCACACCGAGCTGGCCCCACTCCGAGCTCCTCTCATCCCCATGGAGCACTGCACCACCCGCTTCTTCGAAGAGTGCGACCTGGACAACGACAAGTACATCGCCCTGGAGGAATGGGGCAGCTGCTTCGGCATCAAGGAGA AGGACATTGACAAGGACCTCGTGATCTAA